A genomic window from Acinetobacter chinensis includes:
- the purB gene encoding adenylosuccinate lyase: MNALTALSPLDGRYASKCDALRPFLSEFGLIHARVTVEVRWLQALANHPEITEVPAFSAATNAALDAIVADFSEDNANRIKEIERTTNHDVKAVEYFLKEQIADIEELKNAGEFIHFACTSEDINNLSHALMLKNGRAVLVESMQQIVDAIAALAETHAEQPMLSRTHGQTASPTTLGKEMANVAYRLARQIKQFNQVELLGKINGAVGNYNAHYSAYPEINWPAHSQAFVESLGLTFNPYTTQIEPHDYIAEMFDALRRFNTVLIDFNRDVWGYISLGFFKQRLKDGEVGSSTMPHKVNPIDFENSEGNLGIANAVLAHLGEKLPISRWQRDLTDSTVLRNMGVGLAQSLIAFEACLKGIGKLELNAARILEDLDHAQEVLAEPIQTVMRRYNVEKPYEKLKALTRGQAMTRDMMVDFVNGNELEAVPATDRARLAEMTPATYTGNAAEQAKQIKDLISKI; encoded by the coding sequence ATGAACGCTTTAACCGCACTTTCGCCATTAGATGGACGCTACGCAAGCAAATGTGATGCGCTGCGCCCTTTCCTCTCTGAGTTTGGTCTGATCCATGCTCGTGTGACTGTTGAAGTACGCTGGTTACAGGCACTGGCTAACCATCCTGAAATTACAGAAGTTCCTGCATTTTCTGCTGCAACCAATGCTGCACTGGATGCAATTGTTGCAGACTTTTCTGAAGACAATGCAAACCGCATTAAAGAAATTGAACGCACAACCAACCACGATGTAAAAGCAGTTGAATACTTTTTAAAAGAACAGATTGCTGATATTGAAGAATTAAAAAATGCCGGTGAATTCATTCACTTTGCATGTACTTCTGAAGACATCAACAACTTATCTCATGCATTAATGCTGAAAAATGGTCGTGCTGTTCTGGTTGAGTCCATGCAACAGATCGTTGATGCGATTGCTGCACTGGCTGAAACTCATGCAGAACAACCAATGCTGTCCCGTACACACGGTCAGACTGCAAGCCCTACAACACTGGGTAAAGAAATGGCAAACGTGGCATATCGCCTTGCTCGCCAGATCAAACAGTTCAACCAGGTTGAATTACTCGGTAAAATCAACGGTGCTGTAGGTAACTACAATGCGCACTACTCTGCTTACCCAGAAATCAACTGGCCTGCGCACTCACAGGCATTTGTTGAATCTTTAGGTTTAACATTCAACCCGTATACCACTCAGATCGAGCCACACGATTATATCGCTGAAATGTTCGATGCTTTACGTCGTTTCAACACAGTACTGATCGACTTTAACCGTGACGTCTGGGGTTATATCTCTTTAGGTTTCTTCAAGCAACGTTTGAAAGATGGCGAAGTTGGTTCTTCAACTATGCCACATAAGGTAAACCCTATCGACTTTGAAAATTCTGAAGGTAACCTGGGTATCGCAAATGCTGTACTTGCACACTTAGGTGAAAAACTTCCAATTTCCCGCTGGCAGCGTGACCTTACTGACTCTACTGTTCTTCGTAACATGGGTGTTGGTCTGGCGCAAAGCTTAATCGCTTTTGAAGCTTGCTTAAAAGGTATTGGTAAACTTGAACTGAATGCTGCACGTATTCTTGAAGATCTTGATCATGCTCAGGAAGTTCTAGCTGAACCGATTCAAACTGTTATGCGTCGTTATAACGTTGAAAAACCATACGAAAAATTAAAAGCATTAACTCGTGGTCAAGCAATGACACGTGACATGATGGTTGATTTCGTCAATGGTAATGAGCTTGAAGCTGTACCTGCTACGGATCGCGCACGTTTAGCTGAAATGACACCTGCTACATATACAGGTAATGCTGCTGAACAAGCAAAACAAATTAAAGATTTGATTTCTAAAATCTAA
- the hflD gene encoding high frequency lysogenization protein HflD produces MVELPFQQPQTLNPRQNRALALAGVFQATQLTHMTALTGRQSIGESGNFYLEQLIKASLNIRPAGKCSCQTLDFFTQLADISLGLKTLESSINEPFTVSPKSRLPKLANTKLPMSYAMALLQLEKKVYSNPEFVKIIEQSQQKILKQLSFFDNNYLHPSIIANLAQTYVETAGQINPRIMVRGNAEAFKDSSHTNRIRASLFTGLQMAHLWRQLGGSSWGMIFSKRKLLQDIQDLARLQYQVV; encoded by the coding sequence ATGGTTGAGTTGCCCTTTCAACAGCCTCAGACTTTAAACCCGCGTCAGAATCGGGCGCTGGCACTGGCAGGTGTATTTCAGGCCACTCAACTGACTCATATGACTGCACTGACAGGCAGACAAAGTATTGGTGAAAGTGGAAATTTTTATCTGGAACAGCTGATCAAAGCCAGCCTGAATATCCGTCCAGCAGGCAAATGCTCCTGCCAGACCCTGGATTTCTTTACCCAGTTAGCCGATATTTCCCTTGGATTAAAAACACTGGAAAGCAGCATTAACGAACCATTTACCGTATCACCAAAATCCAGACTGCCTAAACTTGCAAACACCAAACTGCCAATGTCATATGCCATGGCTTTGCTGCAGCTTGAAAAGAAAGTCTACAGCAATCCGGAATTTGTCAAAATCATTGAACAGTCTCAACAAAAAATTCTGAAGCAGCTGTCTTTTTTTGATAATAATTATTTACATCCAAGCATTATTGCCAATCTGGCTCAGACTTATGTCGAGACTGCTGGACAGATTAACCCTCGGATTATGGTTCGGGGGAATGCAGAAGCCTTTAAAGACAGCTCTCATACCAACCGGATTCGCGCATCTCTTTTCACTGGTCTGCAAATGGCGCATTTATGGCGTCAGCTGGGAGGAAGCTCCTGGGGCATGATTTTCAGTAAGCGCAAACTTCTTCAGGATATTCAGGATTTAGCTCGCCTGCAGTATCAGGTGGTCTGA
- the mnmA gene encoding tRNA 2-thiouridine(34) synthase MnmA codes for MQQRVIVGMSGGVDSSVSAALLLQQGYHVEGLFMKNWEEDDGTEYCTAMDDLADAQAVCDKIGIKLHTANFAMEYWDRVFEHFLAEYAAGRTPNPDILCNKEIKFRAFLDHAVNLGADFIATGHYCRRGETATNSRDEEYAPLLRGVDNNKDQTYFLHAVHGREINKTLFPVGEIEKPQVRKIAEELGLVTAKKKDSTGICFIGERRFNDFLKQYLPAQPGKIVLDTGKVIGDHHGLMYYTLGQRGGIGIGGLKGAEEGAWFVLHKDIEGNRLVVGQGHEHPLMQSTILWSEAIDWVAGEQDISEAGFRCTAKTRYRQDDQRCTIYKDADTPNGVRVEFDEPQRAVTPGQSVVFYDGEVCLGGGVIHHTNAPKPDFLE; via the coding sequence ATGCAACAACGTGTCATCGTCGGTATGTCTGGTGGTGTAGATTCGTCTGTTTCTGCTGCACTTTTACTTCAACAGGGTTATCACGTTGAAGGTCTTTTCATGAAAAACTGGGAAGAAGATGACGGCACGGAATACTGCACGGCAATGGATGACCTTGCCGATGCACAGGCTGTCTGCGATAAGATCGGTATTAAACTGCATACTGCAAATTTTGCGATGGAATACTGGGATCGTGTATTCGAGCACTTCCTTGCAGAATATGCCGCTGGTCGTACACCTAACCCTGATATCCTCTGTAACAAAGAAATCAAATTCCGTGCTTTCCTGGATCACGCTGTGAACTTAGGTGCAGATTTTATTGCGACTGGTCACTACTGCCGCCGTGGTGAAACTGCGACCAATTCACGTGATGAAGAGTATGCACCTTTACTGCGTGGCGTAGACAATAACAAAGACCAAACCTATTTCCTGCATGCCGTACATGGTCGTGAAATCAATAAAACGCTGTTCCCTGTCGGTGAAATTGAAAAACCTCAGGTACGGAAAATAGCTGAAGAACTCGGGTTAGTCACTGCTAAGAAAAAAGACTCAACGGGTATCTGTTTTATTGGTGAACGTCGCTTTAATGATTTCTTAAAACAGTATCTGCCCGCTCAACCTGGTAAAATCGTACTGGATACAGGTAAAGTCATTGGTGATCATCACGGTTTAATGTACTATACGCTCGGTCAGCGTGGTGGTATTGGTATTGGCGGTTTAAAAGGTGCTGAAGAAGGCGCCTGGTTTGTACTGCATAAAGATATCGAAGGTAACCGTTTAGTTGTCGGTCAGGGGCATGAACACCCGCTTATGCAAAGTACTATTTTATGGTCAGAAGCCATCGACTGGGTTGCTGGTGAACAGGACATTTCTGAAGCAGGTTTCCGATGCACGGCAAAAACCCGTTACCGCCAGGATGATCAGCGTTGTACAATTTATAAAGATGCAGATACCCCAAATGGTGTCCGTGTAGAATTTGATGAACCGCAACGTGCTGTCACACCAGGTCAGAGTGTTGTGTTTTATGATGGTGAAGTCTGTCTGGGTGGTGGTGTGATTCATCATACCAATGCTCCAAAACCAGACTTTCTTGAATAA
- a CDS encoding NUDIX hydrolase: MTSWTPHVTVATVVERDGKFLFVEEHTEGVTHTVFNQPAGHVECGESVIQAAIRETMEETGHAVEIDSLLGIYTYTPPMFPDRTYFRFCFLAHVLEYFPEAELDTGIVGPKWMTLEELLETARARSPLVIKAVQDALSGQKYPLSLVYEHQNSPLISNLDA; the protein is encoded by the coding sequence ATGACCTCCTGGACGCCTCACGTTACTGTCGCAACTGTTGTTGAAAGAGATGGAAAATTTCTTTTTGTAGAAGAACATACAGAAGGTGTGACGCATACTGTATTTAATCAGCCGGCAGGTCATGTTGAATGTGGTGAATCCGTTATTCAGGCTGCAATCCGTGAAACGATGGAAGAAACGGGACATGCGGTAGAAATAGATTCACTGCTTGGTATTTATACCTATACCCCGCCTATGTTTCCTGACCGTACCTATTTCAGATTCTGTTTTCTGGCTCATGTTCTGGAATATTTTCCGGAAGCTGAACTCGATACAGGAATCGTAGGTCCAAAGTGGATGACACTCGAAGAATTACTTGAAACAGCCCGTGCCCGCAGTCCATTGGTGATTAAGGCTGTACAAGATGCACTTTCTGGGCAAAAATACCCGCTTTCGCTCGTTTATGAGCACCAAAACTCTCCTTTAATTTCAAATCTGGATGCCTGA
- a CDS encoding alpha/beta hydrolase — MSVLGAVLISASPNITFAKPEIKPLAPNIAETGSEYYRFSIKTFESTDKKRKYRVWLGIPTQLNPLQQKEGYLYRSVFMLDGNAAMSHLDDQILKKLSERDAPVLVAIGYETNLPFETVSRALDYTPADLRTGLPAADPRSPQRMSGGSSEFKKIITEKISPWVEQQIKLDSSRRALWGHSYGGLFVLDSLLTTTYFSHYFAASPSLSWADQRMIQKIETTAVPFPEKKQLLLMEGDITTQVGTVQSSNFDTSSINNNRKVLSKFKVQGVDAKFLIYPDLKHGEMFKASLLDVLLNRWM, encoded by the coding sequence TTGTCTGTACTGGGAGCAGTTTTGATTTCAGCTTCTCCGAATATTACTTTCGCCAAACCTGAGATTAAGCCACTTGCACCTAATATCGCTGAGACTGGTTCTGAGTATTACCGTTTCAGTATAAAGACTTTTGAATCTACTGATAAAAAACGGAAGTACAGAGTCTGGTTGGGTATACCGACTCAGCTGAATCCTTTACAACAAAAAGAGGGTTATCTGTACAGATCAGTATTTATGCTGGATGGTAATGCTGCAATGTCTCACCTGGATGATCAGATACTGAAAAAATTAAGCGAGCGGGATGCACCTGTGCTTGTTGCTATAGGGTATGAAACTAATCTTCCTTTCGAAACCGTTTCACGTGCTCTAGATTATACTCCGGCAGATTTAAGGACAGGACTACCTGCGGCAGATCCACGTTCTCCTCAGAGAATGAGTGGTGGAAGTTCAGAATTTAAAAAGATAATAACCGAGAAAATTTCACCGTGGGTTGAGCAACAGATCAAACTTGATTCTTCACGCCGTGCGCTCTGGGGGCATTCTTATGGCGGATTGTTTGTGCTGGACAGTCTGTTGACAACAACCTATTTCAGTCATTATTTTGCAGCGAGTCCATCTTTATCGTGGGCAGATCAGCGGATGATACAGAAAATAGAAACGACAGCAGTTCCATTTCCTGAAAAAAAGCAGCTGTTACTGATGGAGGGGGATATAACAACGCAAGTGGGAACGGTACAAAGCAGTAACTTTGATACGTCTAGTATTAATAATAATCGGAAAGTTTTGTCGAAGTTTAAAGTTCAGGGTGTAGATGCGAAATTTTTAATTTATCCTGACTTAAAACACGGTGAGATGTTTAAAGCTTCTTTGCTTGATGTTTTATTGAATCGATGGATGTGA
- a CDS encoding serine hydrolase domain-containing protein yields MYKVDDFVNSELNRQKIPGIAAGIFKNGKPLHLKGYGLSNIEHNVPVLTNTVFQTASIGKMFTAMAVMILVEDKKLILDESIKNYLPNAPADWQPITLRHLLTHTAGLGATDIDVKQEYSDEEYLEQHYSTPIDFPAGTRWSYSNTGYSILGFIVNNVANLKYWQILEERIFKPASMHTARILSDTDIVMNRSAGYESIDGELKNQQWTSASANTLAEGSLYMSLEDYLKWNAIISTRGILSQQSWDQILTPVQLNNGQSYPYGFGWDIQSINNQLVIGHEGSWQGFRTAFLRYEKDNIAFTVLANSSNANVGEILNGIAERYDSNFKRNNDCLIYDEFPLLTLELVTEIEKIADHGVSDKVETNIDGISLVKAAILLKKQGILNQLKLIQNQPNGNHFDRVYKANCVNNVMTIYASFDKDLMQVHSIFIYTEERQI; encoded by the coding sequence ATGTATAAAGTTGATGATTTTGTCAATTCTGAATTAAACCGCCAAAAGATACCAGGAATTGCTGCTGGTATCTTTAAAAATGGTAAGCCATTACATTTGAAAGGTTATGGCTTATCGAATATTGAACACAATGTTCCCGTACTAACCAATACAGTTTTTCAAACCGCATCCATTGGTAAAATGTTTACTGCAATGGCTGTGATGATTCTTGTAGAAGATAAAAAATTAATTCTTGATGAATCTATTAAAAATTACTTACCGAACGCTCCTGCTGATTGGCAACCAATAACTCTGCGACATTTGCTCACCCATACTGCCGGTTTAGGCGCTACTGATATAGATGTGAAACAAGAATATTCTGACGAAGAGTACCTTGAACAACACTACTCCACCCCTATTGATTTCCCTGCAGGTACACGCTGGTCGTATAGTAATACTGGTTACTCAATATTAGGTTTCATTGTTAACAATGTTGCCAATTTAAAGTATTGGCAAATTCTTGAAGAGCGGATTTTTAAACCTGCAAGTATGCATACGGCTCGAATATTGAGTGATACCGATATTGTTATGAATCGTTCAGCTGGCTACGAGAGCATTGATGGCGAATTAAAAAATCAACAGTGGACATCAGCTTCAGCAAATACATTAGCTGAAGGATCTCTCTATATGTCTTTAGAAGACTACCTGAAATGGAATGCAATAATTTCTACTCGAGGAATATTATCTCAACAATCATGGGATCAAATATTGACACCAGTGCAGCTAAATAATGGACAGAGTTATCCCTACGGATTCGGATGGGATATTCAAAGCATAAATAACCAGTTAGTAATCGGGCACGAAGGATCATGGCAAGGTTTTCGTACTGCATTTCTACGATATGAAAAAGACAATATAGCTTTTACTGTTCTTGCAAATTCAAGTAATGCAAATGTTGGAGAAATCTTGAATGGTATCGCTGAACGTTATGATTCCAACTTTAAACGAAATAATGACTGCTTAATTTATGATGAATTCCCTTTACTGACCTTGGAGTTGGTAACAGAAATTGAAAAAATTGCTGATCATGGTGTTTCCGATAAAGTTGAAACAAATATTGATGGTATCTCTTTAGTCAAAGCCGCGATTTTATTGAAGAAACAAGGAATACTGAACCAGTTAAAATTAATCCAAAATCAACCGAATGGAAATCATTTCGATCGAGTTTACAAAGCTAATTGCGTTAATAATGTCATGACAATTTATGCAAGCTTCGATAAGGATTTGATGCAAGTTCATTCTATTTTCATTTATACGGAGGAACGTCAGATATAG
- a CDS encoding GNAT family N-acetyltransferase, with translation MIEIREIDKDNCFDVCELTGNKDGIGTIFEDFLCCNAISLTESKFYPECKPKALYSNDTLIGFFMYKQFSPEDTEVEVCRFMIDHKYLGKGYGRQSFAAILEFFKSNGIKTVNIMIDDDNIIAKKLYTSFGFTFTGKILKEELYYQLNL, from the coding sequence ATGATCGAAATACGTGAAATTGATAAAGACAACTGCTTTGATGTCTGCGAACTTACAGGAAATAAAGATGGTATAGGAACAATCTTTGAAGATTTTCTTTGTTGTAATGCTATTTCTTTAACAGAATCAAAATTCTATCCGGAGTGTAAGCCAAAAGCCTTATACAGTAACGATACTCTGATTGGATTTTTTATGTATAAGCAGTTCTCTCCCGAAGATACGGAAGTAGAAGTTTGCCGCTTTATGATTGACCATAAATATCTTGGAAAAGGATATGGCCGACAATCATTTGCAGCCATTTTGGAATTTTTTAAGTCTAATGGTATTAAAACCGTGAACATCATGATTGATGATGACAATATCATTGCTAAAAAATTATATACTTCTTTTGGATTTACCTTTACAGGTAAAATTCTAAAAGAAGAACTCTACTATCAACTAAATTTATAA
- a CDS encoding gamma carbonic anhydrase family protein: protein MKKNIRPYLHHHPKIDSTCYIDELSVVIGEVTLAENVSVWPFAVIRGDVNHIKIGRNSNVQDHCMLHVSHKNDAKPNGSPLIIGEDVTIGHHVTLHGCTIGNRVLVGINAIILDDAVIEDDVMIGAGSLVPPRKVLESGYLYVGSPVQKVRPLTDKEKEFLPYSAQNYVKVSNNYMEQA from the coding sequence ATGAAAAAGAATATCCGCCCATATCTGCATCATCATCCTAAAATTGATTCAACCTGTTACATAGACGAACTTTCTGTCGTCATTGGTGAAGTGACCCTTGCCGAAAATGTGTCGGTGTGGCCCTTCGCAGTCATCCGCGGTGATGTCAACCATATTAAGATCGGGCGAAATTCCAATGTCCAGGATCACTGTATGTTGCACGTGAGCCATAAAAATGATGCAAAACCCAATGGTTCACCTTTGATTATTGGTGAAGATGTGACGATTGGTCATCATGTGACTTTGCATGGCTGTACCATTGGCAACCGTGTTTTGGTCGGTATCAATGCCATTATTTTAGATGATGCTGTGATTGAAGATGATGTAATGATTGGTGCGGGTTCACTTGTTCCACCACGGAAAGTGCTGGAAAGCGGTTACCTGTATGTGGGCAGTCCTGTACAGAAAGTCCGTCCTTTAACCGATAAGGAAAAAGAGTTTTTGCCCTACTCTGCTCAGAACTATGTAAAAGTGTCGAATAATTATATGGAACAGGCTTAA